Proteins found in one Bremerella volcania genomic segment:
- a CDS encoding MoaD/ThiS family protein: MIVRVKLFALTQDLAGCEEVSLDLEEPVTVGAIRKNLGESVEVLQPVLGSCAFAVNNEYALDSVMVQETDEVACLPPVSGG; the protein is encoded by the coding sequence ATGATCGTACGCGTCAAACTGTTTGCCTTGACCCAAGACCTGGCGGGATGCGAGGAAGTGTCACTTGACCTGGAAGAGCCTGTCACGGTCGGTGCTATTCGTAAAAACCTGGGTGAATCGGTTGAGGTCTTGCAACCGGTACTCGGCAGCTGCGCATTCGCGGTAAACAATGAGTACGCCCTGGACTCGGTCATGGTCCAGGAGACCGATGAAGTTGCTTGCTTGCCTCCGGTAAGTGGAGGGTAA
- a CDS encoding anaerobic glycerol-3-phosphate dehydrogenase subunit C — protein MDLERERIRADLRGVLDGEIRCDDTFLELYSTDASLFQVKPLAVVRPRRTSDVSATVQYAAENQIPVHARGAGTGMAGESLGTGIVLDFAHSMRRILETGDDWIRVQPGVVLANLNRHLAQRDRIFGPDPATRSVTTLGSVIALDASGSHWPQHGSARDHILELQVVLANGEVVTIKPTHLDRVAHLESPELVRITSGIAELMESHADKIQGNLPKTFNQGSGYRLSGVVENEVVDLAKILAGSEGSLALITQAKLRTSPRSKSRGLVLLFFERLDNAAKAAVQLGTAGISACDLLDRRILAIARETDPRYSNLIPENTEAMLLVEFSGETQADVHAELEKIADRIRRRRKLAFHSLITTSPKEVGTYWELARRMTPILYRLKGNTRPLPFIEDMTVPPHQLPNFLTKVQDVMKRHETIASIFAHAAHGHLHVRPLLNMADRDDLAKLERIADETYEELFRVGGSLSGESGDGISRTPYLPRQYGPLYDLFGRIKRLFDPAGILNPGKKVLSSTFSPMELVRRVELVPQVESDSDSTNSTKKKDDGTSEFELPILTWSPQEMATAARSCHGCGRCRTYGADTRMCPVFRFDSREDASPRAKANLLRGVLSGQLPPESLDSAETKEILDTCFHCHQCRIDCPSNVDIPNIVLEMRARNVDANGLTQDGSLQAKIHRWALWGNRFPRIANWALGNRVMRWLMERFIGLAKQRKLPRLANRSFVKQAARRGLTTATRRTGRKVLYFVDLYANLFDTQLAQAFVNVLDHNRISVYVHPNQQVSGMPSISQGAVTMAARLAHKNVKALAEAVRQGYTIVATEPSAVMALTHEYLNLLDSDDAKIVAENTREACEFLWDLHHHGELELDLKPMNLTVGFHVPCHLRALHEASYGQRILQLIPGLSVRPIEKGCSGMAGTFGLTRNNFRSSLRIGWDLIVAMRAKQIQIGSTECSACKMQIEQAGNKAVVHPIKLLAKSYGVLEPDSDLFTQSPHDLFVT, from the coding sequence ATGGATTTAGAACGAGAACGAATACGAGCCGATCTCCGTGGTGTCCTCGATGGTGAGATCCGCTGTGATGATACGTTCCTGGAACTCTATTCGACCGACGCCAGCCTTTTTCAGGTCAAACCGCTGGCAGTTGTACGTCCCAGGCGCACGTCCGATGTCTCGGCAACGGTTCAGTATGCGGCCGAAAACCAGATACCCGTTCACGCTCGCGGAGCCGGCACAGGAATGGCCGGCGAATCACTCGGCACCGGTATCGTGCTCGACTTCGCCCACTCGATGCGGCGGATCCTGGAAACGGGCGACGACTGGATCCGCGTTCAACCCGGTGTCGTGCTGGCGAACTTGAATCGGCATCTCGCTCAGCGAGACCGCATCTTCGGTCCTGATCCAGCGACACGTAGCGTGACGACCCTGGGAAGTGTTATTGCGTTGGACGCCTCAGGCAGTCACTGGCCGCAACACGGATCCGCCCGAGATCACATCCTGGAACTCCAGGTCGTCCTGGCCAACGGCGAAGTCGTCACGATCAAACCGACGCATCTCGATCGAGTGGCTCATTTGGAATCGCCTGAGTTGGTGCGGATCACTTCAGGCATTGCCGAATTGATGGAATCGCATGCCGACAAAATTCAAGGCAATTTGCCCAAAACTTTCAACCAAGGTAGTGGGTATCGACTTTCAGGCGTGGTCGAAAACGAAGTCGTTGACCTGGCAAAGATTCTTGCCGGTTCTGAAGGAAGCCTGGCCTTGATAACACAGGCCAAACTGCGGACATCGCCTCGCTCCAAGTCACGCGGTTTGGTGTTGCTTTTCTTCGAGCGATTGGACAACGCCGCCAAAGCAGCTGTGCAGTTGGGCACCGCTGGGATCAGCGCCTGCGATTTGCTGGATCGCCGAATCCTGGCAATCGCCCGGGAAACCGATCCACGTTACTCCAACCTGATTCCAGAAAATACCGAAGCCATGCTTCTGGTTGAATTCTCTGGCGAAACCCAAGCGGATGTTCACGCGGAACTAGAAAAGATCGCGGACCGAATTCGTCGACGTCGCAAGCTGGCATTTCATTCGCTGATTACCACAAGCCCAAAAGAAGTCGGTACCTACTGGGAATTGGCTCGTAGAATGACGCCGATCCTCTACCGCTTGAAGGGAAATACGCGTCCTCTTCCGTTCATTGAAGACATGACCGTTCCGCCGCATCAACTACCGAACTTCCTGACGAAAGTTCAGGATGTGATGAAGCGGCACGAGACGATCGCGTCAATCTTTGCTCATGCGGCTCACGGACATCTTCACGTTCGTCCACTCTTGAACATGGCTGACCGGGACGACCTGGCCAAACTGGAACGCATTGCGGACGAGACCTACGAAGAGTTGTTCCGGGTGGGCGGCTCACTTAGCGGCGAGTCCGGCGACGGCATCAGCCGCACGCCTTACCTCCCGAGGCAATACGGACCGCTATACGATCTCTTCGGAAGAATCAAACGCCTTTTCGATCCGGCCGGAATCTTGAATCCGGGAAAGAAAGTCCTTTCATCGACATTCTCTCCCATGGAACTGGTACGGCGTGTCGAGTTAGTCCCTCAAGTGGAATCAGACAGCGATTCCACGAATTCGACCAAAAAGAAAGACGACGGTACCTCCGAATTTGAGCTTCCCATTCTCACCTGGTCACCACAGGAAATGGCAACCGCGGCGCGAAGTTGTCACGGCTGTGGTCGTTGCCGTACGTACGGTGCCGATACGCGGATGTGCCCAGTCTTCCGCTTTGACTCTCGCGAAGATGCATCGCCGAGGGCCAAAGCCAACTTGCTGCGTGGCGTTCTTTCCGGTCAGCTTCCGCCGGAAAGCCTGGACTCGGCGGAAACCAAGGAAATCCTTGACACCTGTTTCCACTGCCACCAATGTCGAATCGATTGTCCATCCAACGTCGACATCCCTAACATCGTTCTCGAAATGCGAGCACGAAACGTCGATGCCAATGGCCTAACGCAGGATGGATCGCTGCAAGCCAAGATTCATCGCTGGGCCCTCTGGGGTAATCGCTTTCCTCGCATCGCCAACTGGGCCCTGGGCAATCGTGTTATGCGTTGGTTGATGGAACGCTTTATCGGGCTGGCCAAACAGCGTAAGCTGCCGCGGTTGGCCAATCGCAGCTTCGTAAAGCAAGCCGCGCGAAGAGGCCTGACGACTGCTACCCGCCGCACTGGTCGTAAAGTACTTTACTTTGTGGATCTTTACGCGAACCTTTTCGATACGCAACTCGCACAAGCTTTTGTGAACGTGTTAGACCACAATCGCATATCGGTCTACGTTCACCCCAACCAACAGGTCAGCGGGATGCCGTCGATCTCGCAAGGGGCCGTCACGATGGCGGCACGCTTGGCCCACAAAAACGTGAAAGCGTTAGCCGAGGCCGTTCGCCAAGGCTACACGATCGTCGCAACCGAACCCTCTGCCGTAATGGCGCTGACACACGAATACCTCAACCTGCTGGACTCTGATGACGCCAAGATTGTGGCCGAAAATACCCGTGAAGCATGTGAATTCCTGTGGGACCTCCATCACCATGGCGAGTTAGAACTCGATTTGAAACCCATGAACCTTACCGTTGGATTCCATGTCCCATGTCATCTACGCGCCTTGCACGAGGCTTCGTACGGCCAACGCATTTTGCAGTTAATTCCTGGTCTTTCAGTGCGCCCCATCGAAAAAGGTTGCTCCGGCATGGCCGGTACGTTTGGCCTGACTCGCAACAATTTCCGCAGCAGCCTGCGAATTGGCTGGGACTTGATCGTGGCGATGCGGGCCAAGCAAATTCAAATTGGCTCCACGGAATGCAGTGCCTGTAAGATGCAGATCGAGCAGGCCGGTAACAAGGCCGTTGTTCACCCGATCAAACTTTTAGCGAAGTCGTACGGTGTCCTTGAGCCAGACTCCGACCTGTTCACTCAGTCTCCTCATGATTTGTTTGTGACATGA
- a CDS encoding YkgJ family cysteine cluster protein, whose translation MNKKPDQSKPWYQDGLQFECTQCGGCCTGGPGYVWVNATEIQAMADFAGMTVEQFESVYVREVGLRKSLKEYSTGDCVFLDTESKGCTVYSARPRQCRTWPFWDSNIKTPEDWQATCDFCPGSGKGRLYSLEEIQDRASEIRI comes from the coding sequence ATGAATAAGAAACCCGATCAAAGCAAACCTTGGTACCAGGATGGCCTCCAGTTTGAGTGCACCCAGTGCGGCGGATGCTGCACCGGTGGCCCTGGTTACGTTTGGGTGAATGCGACCGAAATCCAAGCCATGGCAGACTTTGCAGGCATGACCGTCGAGCAATTCGAGTCGGTCTATGTCCGTGAAGTCGGTTTGCGAAAGAGTTTGAAGGAATACTCAACTGGCGACTGTGTTTTTCTCGATACCGAAAGTAAGGGCTGTACCGTTTATTCGGCAAGGCCCCGACAGTGCCGTACTTGGCCATTCTGGGACTCAAACATCAAGACGCCGGAAGACTGGCAGGCTACCTGCGATTTCTGTCCCGGCAGCGGTAAGGGGCGTCTCTACAGCCTCGAGGAAATCCAGGACCGAGCGAGCGAGATCCGGATTTAA
- a CDS encoding molybdenum cofactor biosynthesis protein MoaE, producing MVELTEKPIDVPAITGTVTSPTSGAVVLFLGTTRQFTDAKETVTLTYTAYAPMATSEMEKLESQAKARWPIDQCVLIHRLGEVPIGEASVAVAVSTPHRRDAFEAASWLMDRLKELVPVWKKEHWSGGSTDWVHPGLVQRPNENTLQ from the coding sequence ATGGTTGAACTTACCGAAAAGCCAATTGATGTTCCGGCGATCACCGGCACGGTGACTTCGCCCACATCGGGGGCGGTGGTCTTGTTTTTGGGAACCACACGGCAGTTTACCGACGCCAAGGAGACCGTCACGCTGACCTACACAGCGTATGCCCCCATGGCAACCAGCGAGATGGAAAAGCTCGAGTCGCAAGCGAAAGCACGTTGGCCCATCGATCAATGCGTTCTCATTCATCGTCTGGGGGAAGTCCCCATCGGCGAGGCCAGCGTGGCCGTGGCAGTGTCCACACCGCACCGGCGCGATGCCTTCGAAGCTGCCAGTTGGCTGATGGACCGCCTCAAAGAGCTGGTCCCGGTATGGAAAAAAGAGCATTGGTCAGGTGGATCGACTGACTGGGTTCATCCCGGATTGGTTCAGCGACCGAACGAAAATACGTTACAATAG
- a CDS encoding dihydroorotate dehydrogenase: MSVDLAVQLGRLMLPNPVLVASGTFGYAKEMAGIVDLARLGGILPKTITSSPRPGNKPWRTVETTGGMLNSIGLDNDGIDYFIANHLPYLGSLGSPLVVSIAGKTKEDFVNMAAQLGEHAQVSAIELNISCPNVSGGIDFGTDPATCEKLVAEVRAACPHPIIAKLTPNVTSIAAVAKAAEAGGADAVSAINTVQGMAIDWKRKKPMLGNVIGGLSGPAIKPIALRCVFQISQSTSVPIIGIGGISTLDDVMEFLVAGATAVQIGTANYFDPTLSNRIVNKLPGAISTLGASSMKEVVGTLQLPS, encoded by the coding sequence ATGTCTGTTGATCTTGCCGTTCAGTTGGGGCGACTGATGCTCCCCAATCCTGTTTTGGTCGCCTCCGGTACGTTTGGCTACGCGAAGGAAATGGCTGGCATTGTCGACCTGGCCAGGCTGGGTGGTATCTTGCCGAAGACCATCACCAGCAGCCCGCGTCCAGGTAATAAGCCGTGGCGGACGGTCGAAACCACCGGAGGGATGCTTAACAGCATCGGGCTCGATAACGATGGCATCGACTACTTCATTGCCAATCACCTCCCCTACTTAGGTTCGCTTGGTTCGCCACTGGTCGTAAGTATCGCTGGCAAGACGAAGGAGGACTTCGTCAACATGGCCGCTCAATTGGGGGAGCACGCCCAGGTATCCGCCATCGAATTGAACATCTCGTGCCCCAATGTCAGTGGGGGCATCGACTTCGGAACCGATCCCGCCACCTGCGAGAAATTAGTAGCAGAAGTCCGGGCCGCGTGTCCCCATCCGATCATCGCCAAGCTGACCCCTAATGTCACCAGCATCGCTGCGGTTGCCAAAGCGGCCGAGGCGGGCGGGGCTGACGCTGTTTCGGCAATTAATACCGTTCAAGGGATGGCGATCGACTGGAAACGCAAGAAGCCCATGCTGGGCAACGTGATTGGTGGACTATCCGGTCCGGCCATCAAGCCGATCGCCCTGCGATGTGTTTTTCAGATTTCCCAATCAACAAGTGTTCCGATCATTGGTATCGGCGGAATTAGCACCCTGGACGACGTCATGGAATTCCTGGTCGCTGGAGCAACGGCCGTTCAGATTGGTACGGCGAACTATTTCGATCCGACGCTGTCTAACCGAATAGTCAACAAACTACCTGGGGCAATCAGCACGCTAGGGGCATCCAGCATGAAGGAAGTCGTCGGGACGCTCCAACTCCCTTCGTAG
- a CDS encoding DUF58 domain-containing protein, translating to MMRWVLGTAILLALSFAFGLGLMTYAMYALVAVMLGSRVLVRYWLRHLSATRHVSQVDAEEGDVITVALTVRYSGAIPMPWILVEDLLPRHAVITRPAALEVEGKRIFLAMLWPRATKLLTYRIQCNRRGYYQIGPAVLETGDVFGLYKQFKMIAEPEFITVEPAIIPLEGFDLVSKRPLGEIKMQSRLFEDPSRIAGIRRYQLGDPLNRIHWASTARTGQLHSKQYEATCIAGVSIILDLHPDSFPEKNEPIRSELAIKCAVAIANSVHLMDQQVGIFTNSVDAAQRMKYEGWDFDARTRDAARKSAGRIDRDPRLSPQKVRTKRGAHQFQQIRHMMARSEKNEGLTLPSLLLEIESDLPRDATVVPILSKVTPEVAMALGNLVRGGYAVTPIVNCWDEYEFAQAAGMLLAERMLAKQLKSLDTISQICQEQAYPLF from the coding sequence ATGATGCGTTGGGTCTTGGGAACTGCGATCCTGCTCGCTCTTTCCTTTGCTTTTGGCCTGGGACTGATGACCTATGCCATGTATGCATTGGTAGCGGTGATGCTCGGTTCCAGGGTTCTGGTTCGCTATTGGCTGCGTCACCTTTCGGCGACTCGACATGTCAGTCAGGTGGATGCCGAAGAGGGAGACGTCATCACGGTCGCTCTGACCGTGCGCTACTCCGGGGCCATTCCTATGCCATGGATTCTAGTCGAAGACCTCTTGCCTCGGCACGCCGTAATCACGCGGCCAGCGGCGCTGGAAGTGGAGGGGAAGCGGATATTCCTGGCGATGCTATGGCCTCGTGCGACCAAGCTACTGACCTACCGAATTCAATGCAATCGCCGCGGGTACTATCAGATTGGGCCTGCCGTACTCGAAACGGGAGATGTGTTCGGCCTCTACAAGCAGTTCAAGATGATTGCCGAGCCTGAGTTCATTACCGTCGAGCCTGCCATTATTCCCCTGGAAGGTTTCGATCTCGTTTCGAAGCGTCCCTTGGGCGAGATCAAGATGCAATCACGGCTGTTCGAGGATCCGTCGCGCATTGCTGGTATTCGTCGATATCAGTTGGGTGATCCTCTCAATCGCATTCATTGGGCCTCAACGGCTCGTACCGGCCAACTGCATAGCAAACAATACGAAGCAACTTGCATCGCTGGTGTGAGTATTATTCTTGACTTGCACCCGGATAGCTTTCCGGAAAAAAATGAGCCGATTCGTAGTGAGTTAGCAATCAAATGCGCCGTGGCGATCGCTAACTCGGTTCATTTGATGGATCAGCAAGTGGGTATCTTCACGAATTCCGTCGATGCGGCGCAGCGGATGAAGTATGAAGGTTGGGATTTTGATGCCCGCACACGTGACGCAGCCAGAAAGAGCGCCGGGCGAATTGATCGCGATCCTCGCTTAAGCCCCCAGAAGGTGCGAACCAAACGGGGGGCCCACCAGTTTCAGCAGATCCGGCATATGATGGCCCGAAGTGAAAAGAATGAAGGCCTGACACTGCCTTCGCTCCTGCTGGAAATCGAAAGTGACTTGCCACGCGATGCTACCGTCGTTCCGATCCTGAGCAAAGTTACGCCTGAGGTCGCGATGGCATTGGGTAACCTGGTCCGCGGAGGCTACGCGGTAACACCGATCGTCAATTGCTGGGATGAATACGAATTCGCCCAGGCCGCCGGAATGCTGCTCGCCGAACGCATGCTTGCCAAACAACTCAAATCGTTGGACACCATCAGTCAGATCTGCCAGGAACAGGCTTACCCGTTGTTTTAG
- the moaA gene encoding GTP 3',8-cyclase MoaA, with protein MSIEPNTPLIDRLGRVHTSLRISVTDRCNIRCFYCMPLENVRFKPRDELLTFEEMTRVVRVAAEHGITKLRLTGGEPLVRSNLAHLIRMLKEVPGIQEIALTTNGILLTDQAADLKSAGLDRLNVSLDAMSEAMFERITRRQGVQKVLDGIAAAQAVGFRNIRLNAVAIQNLTECEIVPLANFARENDLHLRFIEFMPLDADRAWDKNQVLSGRQLREIISREVAPLRDVDRPDKSQPAVDYDYADGRQRIGFINSVTEPFCGTCNRLRITAEGQLRNCLFGTEEWDARQVLRNSGTDADLSARLHDCVQAKKPSHGMDSPEFVPPERAMYQIGG; from the coding sequence ATGTCTATCGAACCGAACACACCACTGATCGATCGCCTGGGACGCGTGCACACAAGCTTGCGCATTAGTGTGACCGATCGCTGCAATATTCGCTGCTTCTATTGCATGCCGCTAGAGAATGTTCGCTTCAAACCTCGTGACGAATTGCTGACATTTGAAGAGATGACGCGTGTCGTTCGTGTAGCCGCGGAACACGGGATCACAAAATTGCGACTTACCGGAGGGGAACCTCTGGTAAGATCGAACCTTGCTCATCTCATTCGGATGCTCAAAGAGGTGCCGGGCATCCAGGAAATTGCCCTCACCACCAACGGCATCCTTCTGACCGATCAGGCCGCAGACTTAAAGTCAGCGGGTCTTGATCGATTGAATGTCAGTCTCGACGCCATGAGTGAAGCGATGTTCGAGCGAATCACTCGCCGCCAAGGCGTTCAGAAGGTATTGGACGGAATTGCAGCAGCACAAGCAGTTGGTTTCCGCAATATACGCTTAAACGCGGTCGCGATTCAGAATCTCACCGAGTGCGAAATTGTGCCGTTGGCGAATTTTGCGCGTGAAAACGATCTCCATTTACGTTTTATTGAATTCATGCCTTTGGATGCGGATCGAGCTTGGGATAAGAACCAGGTTCTATCCGGACGACAGTTGCGGGAGATTATTTCAAGAGAAGTCGCTCCTTTAAGAGACGTCGATCGCCCAGACAAAAGCCAACCGGCAGTCGACTACGACTATGCCGATGGTCGACAACGAATTGGATTTATCAACAGCGTAACCGAGCCGTTTTGTGGAACTTGCAACCGACTCCGAATTACGGCGGAAGGACAACTGCGAAACTGCCTGTTCGGAACCGAAGAATGGGATGCACGCCAGGTTTTGAGAAACAGCGGAACAGACGCCGACTTGTCCGCACGATTGCACGACTGCGTCCAGGCCAAGAAGCCCTCGCACGGAATGGACTCCCCTGAGTTCGTTCCACCAGAGCGAGCCATGTACCAAATCGGGGGATAG
- a CDS encoding HU family DNA-binding protein yields the protein MTKKEIVKTISEEIGLTQLKTKEIVQKTFDAIVTTLVEDGRIELRNFGVFEVKKRAARKARNPRTGAKVDVDEKYVVTFKPGKEMEERVRQLEEKDRQGRLEAEQQSAPPQQQPYSPPQSNDGPGYPSAYPSPPNPPSSGPGDYSG from the coding sequence GTGACCAAAAAAGAGATTGTGAAGACGATTTCTGAAGAGATCGGGCTCACACAACTCAAGACGAAAGAGATCGTCCAGAAGACGTTCGATGCTATCGTAACTACCCTCGTTGAGGATGGTCGCATCGAACTGCGAAACTTTGGCGTTTTCGAGGTCAAGAAGCGTGCCGCTCGCAAGGCCCGCAATCCGCGAACAGGTGCCAAGGTCGACGTCGACGAAAAGTACGTCGTTACCTTCAAGCCTGGCAAGGAGATGGAAGAACGGGTGCGACAGTTGGAAGAGAAGGACCGACAGGGCCGACTCGAAGCCGAGCAACAATCGGCACCACCTCAGCAGCAGCCCTACTCCCCTCCCCAGTCGAATGACGGGCCCGGTTACCCATCGGCTTATCCCAGCCCGCCCAACCCACCGAGTTCTGGACCCGGTGACTACAGCGGCTGA
- a CDS encoding aminotransferase class V-fold PLP-dependent enzyme, with product MARERIYLDNAATSWPKPASVVEAVQHHMTELGACAGRSGYREANEVERLIGDTRKQIAYLFGTHSQEHVIFGYNGTDMLNLALHGFLQRGDHVITTTVEHNSILRPLSTMKRMLEIEVTHVEAGEDSRVSVDAIENAIQDNTRLVALTHVSNVTGAIQPVEEIFQVAKNRGVRMLVDAAQSAGHLDLNLGETPVDMVAFSGHKGLLGPLGTGAMILQPEVAELLHSQRQGGTGTKSESDEQPNELPAKFESGNANVTGILGLRAGVEYIREQTVTALHRHTMQNVSRLIEGLQSMPQVRILGPQNLEHRTEVVSIQVDSFDPHELATALDSAFGVQCRAGLHCAPLMHQHLGTLGSGGTLRFSLSIFTTAEQIDRTLEAMQAIVR from the coding sequence GTGGCAAGAGAACGAATCTACCTCGACAATGCGGCAACAAGTTGGCCTAAGCCTGCCAGCGTTGTGGAAGCCGTGCAGCACCATATGACCGAGTTGGGGGCGTGTGCCGGCAGAAGTGGCTATCGCGAGGCCAACGAAGTCGAAAGACTGATCGGGGATACGCGGAAACAAATCGCCTACTTATTCGGTACCCATTCGCAAGAGCACGTCATCTTCGGCTACAACGGCACCGACATGCTGAACCTGGCCTTGCATGGGTTCTTGCAGCGGGGTGATCACGTCATCACTACCACGGTCGAACACAACTCGATCCTGCGTCCCCTTTCGACCATGAAAAGAATGCTTGAAATTGAAGTGACTCACGTCGAAGCTGGCGAAGATAGCCGTGTCTCTGTGGATGCGATCGAAAACGCAATCCAAGATAATACGCGTCTTGTCGCACTCACCCATGTGTCGAACGTGACAGGTGCGATCCAGCCGGTGGAAGAGATTTTCCAGGTCGCTAAGAATCGCGGCGTCCGCATGCTCGTCGATGCGGCGCAGTCGGCAGGGCATCTTGACCTCAATTTGGGCGAGACACCGGTCGACATGGTGGCTTTTTCCGGACACAAAGGTCTGTTGGGGCCGCTAGGAACCGGCGCGATGATTCTGCAGCCAGAAGTGGCGGAGTTGTTGCACTCTCAGCGCCAAGGCGGAACCGGCACCAAGAGCGAATCGGACGAGCAGCCCAACGAACTGCCCGCCAAGTTTGAAAGTGGCAACGCAAATGTCACCGGCATCTTAGGGCTCCGTGCCGGTGTTGAATACATTCGCGAGCAAACGGTCACGGCCCTGCATCGTCATACCATGCAAAACGTCAGCCGGCTGATTGAAGGTCTGCAATCGATGCCCCAGGTACGCATCTTGGGACCGCAGAATCTGGAGCATCGTACGGAGGTCGTTAGCATCCAGGTCGATTCATTCGACCCGCACGAACTTGCGACGGCCCTCGATTCCGCGTTCGGCGTGCAATGCCGAGCAGGACTACACTGTGCCCCTCTGATGCACCAGCACCTGGGCACTTTGGGCTCGGGCGGTACACTGAGATTCAGCCTGAGTATCTTCACCACGGCTGAACAGATTGATCGCACCCTGGAAGCAATGCAGGCAATCGTGCGATAG
- a CDS encoding AAA family ATPase, translated as MDVASTVKKILGNVEKVILGKRQQVVFSLVAWLSEGHVLMEDVPGVAKTMLARALAKSVGCTLKRVQCTPDLLPSDVTGTSIFNQKTSEFEFRRGPVFTNILLADEINRTTPRTQAALLEAMAESRVTIDGETHELEPPFLVLATQNPIDHEGTFPLPEAQLDRFLMKFSLGYPNLEDELKMLTASRKQHPLETIEAVVSKEELRACQKASRSVKLHEKVQRYIVELVHATRRHDQLLLGASPRASLALFRTSQSLAAILGRNYVLPDDVKRVLTPVMAHRLILRPESRLRKVTTQDVLDDILQEVPVPMLDEATV; from the coding sequence ATGGATGTCGCCTCAACGGTCAAGAAAATTTTAGGGAATGTTGAAAAAGTCATTCTCGGGAAACGACAGCAAGTTGTCTTCTCGCTCGTCGCCTGGCTTTCCGAGGGGCACGTTCTCATGGAAGACGTCCCTGGCGTCGCGAAAACGATGCTAGCGAGGGCACTCGCTAAAAGTGTCGGTTGTACACTCAAGCGGGTGCAGTGTACCCCTGATCTCTTGCCCAGTGACGTTACAGGCACGTCGATCTTCAATCAGAAGACTTCGGAATTTGAGTTCCGCCGTGGCCCTGTCTTCACCAACATCCTGTTGGCCGACGAAATCAACCGTACGACTCCCCGTACTCAGGCCGCTTTGTTGGAAGCCATGGCCGAGTCACGCGTTACTATTGATGGTGAGACGCACGAACTCGAGCCGCCGTTCCTTGTTTTGGCCACACAAAATCCAATCGACCACGAGGGAACCTTCCCACTACCCGAGGCCCAACTCGATCGCTTTCTGATGAAGTTCAGTCTGGGCTATCCGAATCTGGAAGACGAACTCAAGATGCTCACGGCTTCGCGAAAGCAGCATCCGTTGGAAACGATTGAGGCGGTAGTCTCCAAGGAAGAACTGCGAGCCTGTCAGAAGGCCAGCCGCAGCGTCAAATTGCACGAGAAGGTCCAGCGTTACATTGTCGAACTGGTCCACGCGACCCGGCGGCATGATCAGCTTTTGCTGGGCGCAAGCCCCCGGGCATCGCTCGCACTGTTTCGTACCAGCCAGTCGTTGGCGGCAATCTTGGGACGCAACTATGTTCTTCCCGATGACGTCAAGCGAGTCCTTACGCCGGTGATGGCCCATCGCTTGATCCTTCGTCCCGAAAGCCGTCTTCGCAAAGTGACAACTCAAGACGTGCTGGACGACATTTTGCAGGAGGTCCCGGTCCCGATGCTCGACGAGGCGACGGTATGA